In Candidatus Pantoea floridensis, the genomic window CGGTTTTCTGGTGCTGCACATCGGCGTCGGGCTGGAGAGGCATTATGACGTTGGCTACCAGCGCCATCCGCAGGTGCTGCTGGTGTGTGACAGCGGTAACTCGACGCTGCGCATGATTGAAGCGCTGTTGCTACGTAAATACCCCCAGCTGGTGGTAACGGCGCGGCTGTCGCAGCGTGATTACGAGCTACGAGAGCAAATCGACGAAGATTTCGTGATTTCTACCGCGCGGTTAACCGAGAAGAACAAGCCGATTGCCGTGATGTCGCCTTTCCCCACCGAATTCCAGCTGGAGCAGGTAGGCAAGCTGGTGCTGGTGGATCGTACGCGGCCCTACATGCTGGAGAAGTACTTCGACGCGCAGCACTTTATGGTGCTGGATAAGCCCATGGCGCAGGCGGATCTGTTCCGTTTACTGTGTCAGCAGCTGGAGAGCGAAGGCTATGTTGATGCGGATTTCAATCCGTCGGTTGAGGAGCGTGAAGCGATTGTCAGCACGCTGCTTGGCGAAGGCATCGCGCTGCCGCACTCACTGGGGTTGCTGGCAAAGAAAACCGTGGTGTATACGGTGCTGGCGCCGCACGGCGTTAGCTGGGGCGAGGAGACGGCGTCAGTGATTTTCCTGCTGGCCATCAGCAAGAGTGAATACGAAGAGGCGATGGCGATTTACGATCTGTTCGTCACTTTCCTGCGTGAAAGAGCGACAACGCGGCTACGCGATTGCGCGGATTTTATCAGCTTTAAAGCGGTGGCGATCGATTGTTTGAGCCGGCTGTGATGGTTATGCGGCGTTTGACCCGGTCGGCATAAATGCCGACCCTACAAAACCGCGCGACGTGCAATCCTACCCGCGCTTCGCCAACAATCTCGGAATCTCACGCAAACACCATGATTTCGCCTCGCCCATGCTGTCGCGGCGCCACGCCATAATGATGTCTACTTCGCGCGTATATTCCGCGCTCACCACGCGTAAACGGCCTTCTGCGATATCTTGTTCCACCATCGGATACGGCATGGTTGCAACGCCCAAACCTGCCAACAGCGCGCGGCGTTTGTCATCCATGTTGCTTACCGTTAGACGCTGCTGTTTATCCAGCAGCTGTACCGTGAGTACCGGGCGTTCACGCGCAGTGTCTGCCACCGCAATGCCGCGGTATTTCACGCGCGTCACTTCTGACAGCGGCTCGGCTTCCTGATGAATCGGGTGATCCGGGCTGGCAACATACACACTCATAACGCTGTAGAGCTTGCGGGTGTTGATCTCGGTAGAAGCGCGAAAATGCATATCCGGGGCGATAACAATATCTGCGCGCCCCTGTTCCAGGCGCTCCCAGGCACCCGCTAATACTTCGGTGATTAGCGAAATCTGGGTATTGGCTTTTTCTGACAGCTTATCCACCAGCGGAAACAGACGTTCGGTAGGAACCAACGCTTCGG contains:
- a CDS encoding LysR family transcriptional regulator — protein: MAKDRALTLEALRVMDAIDRRGSFAAAADELGRVPSALSYTMQKLEEELDVVLFDRSGHRTKFTNVGRMLLERGRVLLEAADKLTTDAEALARGWETHLTIVAEALVPTERLFPLVDKLSEKANTQISLITEVLAGAWERLEQGRADIVIAPDMHFRASTEINTRKLYSVMSVYVASPDHPIHQEAEPLSEVTRVKYRGIAVADTARERPVLTVQLLDKQQRLTVSNMDDKRRALLAGLGVATMPYPMVEQDIAEGRLRVVSAEYTREVDIIMAWRRDSMGEAKSWCLREIPRLLAKRG